From one Thermodesulfovibrionales bacterium genomic stretch:
- a CDS encoding site-2 protease family protein, translating to MRNIPWIHIILFLLTVITTLGAGALWEGVDIFSEPSRIPEGWPFSLTLLSILLSHEFSHYIASRLHKTKASLPYFIPAPTVIGTFGAIIKMKSPITTRKALIDIGAAGPIAGFIVSIVATVIGLELSEISRKDHVEEGVGFGASIIFLILVKAVMGDIPDGYTVILHPVALAGWIGFLVTSLNLIPVGQLDGGHIIYALFGRRHKYISLFFVVSLIILGILAWYGWLIWAGLLVILGLKHPPVLFWEDRLVLSRKITGIISILIFILSFIPVPLQAI from the coding sequence ATGAGAAATATACCCTGGATTCATATTATTTTATTTCTACTTACTGTTATAACAACACTTGGAGCAGGAGCGCTTTGGGAGGGAGTGGATATCTTTTCTGAACCCTCACGAATCCCGGAGGGCTGGCCCTTTTCTCTTACCCTGTTAAGCATACTTTTGAGTCATGAGTTTTCTCACTATATAGCCTCAAGACTTCACAAAACAAAGGCATCTCTGCCCTATTTCATACCTGCCCCAACTGTAATAGGTACCTTTGGAGCAATTATCAAGATGAAATCTCCCATAACAACAAGAAAGGCTTTAATTGATATAGGTGCAGCAGGCCCCATAGCCGGCTTTATTGTAAGCATTGTTGCAACAGTTATTGGCCTTGAACTATCAGAGATATCACGAAAAGATCATGTGGAAGAGGGTGTTGGCTTTGGAGCATCAATTATTTTTTTAATTCTTGTGAAAGCTGTGATGGGAGATATACCTGATGGTTATACAGTGATACTCCATCCAGTTGCCCTTGCAGGATGGATAGGTTTTCTTGTTACATCTTTGAACCTTATACCTGTTGGCCAGCTTGATGGTGGCCATATAATCTATGCCCTTTTTGGGAGAAGACATAAGTATATCTCCCTTTTCTTTGTTGTAAGTCTTATTATCCTAGGGATCCTGGCGTGGTATGGGTGGCTTATCTGGGCAGGACTGTTGGTTATCCTCGGTCTAAAACATCCACCTGTTCTTTTCTGGGAAGACAGGCTGGTTCT